From the genome of Mesorhizobium japonicum MAFF 303099, one region includes:
- a CDS encoding homoserine dehydrogenase, producing the protein MAEALRVGIAGLGTVGAAVARVLRDKAAELTRQCGRDIVVSAVSARDPKRDRGVDVSAAKWFDDPVKMAQSAEIDVFIELIGGDEGPARLSVKAALEAGRHVVTANKALLAKHGVALAEIAEKKGVLLNYEAAVAGGIPVIKTMREAMAGNSVTRVFGILNGTCNYILTRMEAEGISFDACLKDAQRLGYAEADPTFDIEGHDTAHKLSILTSLAFGTKIAANDIYMEGISNITQADIRAAGDLGYRIKLLGVAQRTDSGIEQRVHPTMVPTASVIAQVHGVTNAVAIETDILGELLLSGPGAGGNATASAVIGDIADIAKSRPGFQHGPVFGLPAKELRPYKKAQMRSHAGGYFIRLTVHDRIGVFAAIAKRMADNDISLESIVQHAVNGEAAAQKTVILVTHETTEAAVRKAVDGITKDGHLTDKPQVIRIERAG; encoded by the coding sequence ATGGCTGAAGCTCTGCGTGTTGGAATTGCCGGACTTGGCACGGTGGGTGCAGCGGTGGCGCGGGTGCTGCGCGACAAGGCGGCGGAGCTGACCCGGCAATGCGGGCGCGACATCGTCGTGTCGGCGGTTTCGGCGCGCGACCCGAAACGCGACCGTGGCGTCGATGTCAGCGCCGCAAAATGGTTCGACGATCCGGTCAAGATGGCGCAGAGCGCCGAGATCGATGTGTTCATCGAACTGATCGGCGGCGACGAGGGGCCGGCGCGCCTGTCGGTGAAGGCGGCGCTCGAAGCCGGCCGCCACGTCGTTACCGCCAACAAGGCGCTGCTTGCCAAGCATGGCGTGGCGCTGGCCGAGATCGCCGAGAAGAAGGGCGTGCTGCTCAACTACGAGGCGGCGGTGGCGGGCGGCATTCCCGTCATCAAGACGATGCGCGAGGCGATGGCCGGCAACTCGGTCACCCGCGTGTTCGGCATTCTCAACGGCACCTGCAACTACATCCTGACCCGCATGGAGGCCGAGGGCATCTCGTTCGATGCCTGCCTGAAGGATGCGCAGCGGCTGGGCTACGCCGAGGCCGATCCGACCTTCGACATCGAGGGCCATGACACCGCGCACAAGCTGTCGATCCTGACCAGCCTTGCCTTCGGCACCAAGATCGCCGCCAACGACATCTATATGGAAGGCATCTCCAACATCACACAGGCCGACATCCGCGCCGCCGGCGATCTCGGCTACCGGATCAAGCTGCTCGGCGTTGCCCAGCGCACCGATAGCGGTATCGAGCAGCGCGTGCATCCGACCATGGTGCCGACCGCCTCCGTTATCGCGCAAGTGCATGGCGTCACCAATGCGGTGGCGATCGAGACCGATATCCTTGGCGAATTGCTGCTCTCCGGCCCTGGCGCCGGCGGCAACGCCACCGCCTCTGCCGTGATCGGCGACATCGCCGACATAGCCAAGAGCCGCCCCGGCTTCCAGCATGGTCCGGTCTTTGGCCTGCCGGCGAAGGAGCTCAGGCCCTACAAGAAGGCGCAGATGCGCAGCCATGCCGGCGGCTACTTCATCCGGCTAACCGTGCATGATCGCATTGGCGTCTTCGCCGCGATCGCCAAGCGCATGGCCGACAACGATATTTCACTGGAATCGATCGTCCAGCACGCAGTCAACGGCGAAGCGGCGGCGCAGAAGACGGTGATCCTCGTCACCCACGAGACCACCGAGGCCGCCGTGCGCAAGGCCGTCGACGGCATCACCAAGGACGGTCACCTGACCGACAAGCCGCAGGTCATCCGCATCGAGCGGGCAGGGTAA
- a CDS encoding LL-diaminopimelate aminotransferase, translated as MEEFHKVRRLPPYVFEQVNRLKASARSRGADIIDLGMGNPDLPTPKAIVDKLCEVVRDPRTHRYSSSRGIPGLRRAQAAYYQRRFGVKLNPDTQVVATLGSKEGFANMAQAITAPGDVILCPNPTYPIHAFGFIMSGGVIRSLQVEPDDGFIPALERGVRHSIPKPLALILNYPSNPTALVASLDFYKDVVAFAKKNDIIILSDLAYSEIYFDGNPPPSVLQVPGAIDVCVEFTSMSKTFSMPGWRMGFAVGNERLISALTRVKSYLDYGAFTPIQVAAAHALNGDEIAEVREVYHKRRDVMVDSFGRAGWNIPAPAASMFAWAPIPEPFKHLGSLEFSKLLIEHADVAVAPGVGFGEHGDDFVRLALVENEHRIRQAARNIKRFLSTSAKQPNNVVPLSAHR; from the coding sequence ATGGAAGAGTTTCACAAGGTCCGCCGGCTTCCGCCTTACGTGTTCGAGCAGGTCAACCGGCTCAAGGCCAGCGCCCGTTCGCGCGGCGCCGACATTATCGACCTCGGCATGGGCAATCCGGACCTGCCGACGCCCAAGGCCATCGTCGACAAATTGTGCGAAGTGGTGCGCGATCCGCGCACGCATCGCTATTCCTCCTCGCGCGGCATTCCCGGCCTGCGCCGCGCTCAGGCCGCCTATTATCAGCGCCGCTTCGGCGTGAAGCTCAACCCCGACACGCAAGTGGTGGCCACGCTCGGCTCAAAGGAAGGCTTCGCCAACATGGCGCAGGCGATCACCGCGCCTGGCGACGTCATCCTGTGCCCGAACCCGACCTATCCGATCCATGCCTTCGGCTTCATCATGTCGGGCGGCGTCATCCGCTCGCTGCAGGTCGAGCCGGACGATGGTTTCATTCCAGCGCTGGAACGCGGCGTTCGCCACTCGATCCCCAAGCCGCTGGCGTTGATCCTCAACTATCCGTCGAACCCGACGGCACTGGTCGCTTCGCTCGACTTCTACAAGGACGTGGTGGCGTTCGCGAAGAAGAACGACATCATCATCCTGTCCGACCTTGCCTATTCGGAGATCTATTTCGACGGCAACCCGCCACCTTCGGTGTTGCAGGTGCCCGGCGCCATCGATGTCTGCGTCGAGTTCACCTCGATGTCGAAGACCTTCTCCATGCCCGGCTGGCGCATGGGTTTTGCAGTCGGCAATGAGCGGCTGATCTCGGCGCTGACGCGGGTGAAGTCCTATCTCGACTACGGCGCCTTCACGCCGATCCAGGTGGCGGCGGCCCATGCGCTCAACGGCGACGAAATCGCAGAGGTGCGCGAGGTCTACCACAAGCGCCGCGACGTGATGGTCGATTCCTTCGGGCGCGCCGGCTGGAACATTCCGGCCCCGGCCGCCTCGATGTTCGCCTGGGCGCCGATCCCCGAACCGTTCAAGCATCTGGGCTCGCTCGAATTCTCCAAGCTGCTCATCGAGCACGCCGACGTGGCGGTGGCGCCCGGTGTCGGCTTCGGCGAGCATGGCGACGATTTCGTGCGCCTGGCGCTGGTGGAGAACGAGCACCGGATCCGCCAGGCGGCGCGCAACATCAAGCGCTTCCTGTCGACCAGCGCCAAGCAGCCCAACAATGTGGTGCCGCTGTCCGCCCACCGGTAA